Below is a genomic region from Bradyrhizobium sp. 1(2017).
CACCGTGAAGGTCGCCTCCAGCGACGGCGAGGCGATGAAGGCCGCGATCAAGTGGATCAAGTCGATCGCGTCCGATCCGGAAGTCGGCCAGATCTACGACGGCACCGTCGTCAAGGTCATGGAGTTCGGCGCCTTCGTGAACTTCTTCGGCTCCAAGGACGGTCTCGTCCACATCAGCCAGCTCGCTTCGGCGCGCGTGCAGAAGACCTCCGACGTCGTCAAGGAAGGCGACAAGGTCAAGGTCAAGCTGCTGGGCTTCGACGACCGCGGCAAGACCCGCCTGTCGATGAAGGTGGTCGATCAGACCACCGGCGAAGACCTCGAAGGCAAGGACAAGGGCGGCGAGGGCGAGAAGGCCCCGCGCGAAGCGGCCGGCGAGTAATCGCTCCGCACGTCAGAAACACCGAGGGGCGGCCGAAAGGCCGCCCTTTTTGTTGGCCGCTTGCCGCCTGCATCGTCGGATTGGGCCTGCGCGATTCCGCCGCAGCGTCAGAGTGACTGCGATCGAAACCCGCGATGGTTGCAGCCGCGTAGCTATCGTGCCGCCGTGCGCTTCATCAGCGGATCGTCCCCAGACAGGAGAACCACATGTCATCCATATCCCGGCGCCGTCTCATGTTCGCTGCAACCGGCCTCGTCGCGGCTGCCGCTGCCCCGCGCATGGCGTTTGCGCAGGCCGCCGCGGCGCCCGCAGGTCCCTTCAAGCTCGATCCTCTGGCCTATCCGGCAAATGCGCTGGAACCGCATATCGATGCCAAGACGATGGAGATCCATCACGACCGCCACCACCAGGCGTTCATCACCAACCTGAACAATTTTGCCAAGGACAATCCGCAGATCGCGGGAAAACCGGTCGGCGAGGTTCTGGGCAATCTCGGAGCCGTGCCGGACACGATCCGCGCCGGCGTCCGCAACAACATGGGCGGCCACGCCAACCACACGATGTTCTGGCA
It encodes:
- a CDS encoding superoxide dismutase, with amino-acid sequence MSSISRRRLMFAATGLVAAAAAPRMAFAQAAAAPAGPFKLDPLAYPANALEPHIDAKTMEIHHDRHHQAFITNLNNFAKDNPQIAGKPVGEVLGNLGAVPDTIRAGVRNNMGGHANHTMFWQIMGPNGGKPEGALLAAIDSDLGGMEKLQTDFNTAGGRVFGSGWVFVTVSKDGKLAIETRPNQDNPMMDGKRALLGNDVWEHAYYLNYQNRRADYLKAWWNTVNWKVVAERYTAAKAGTLDV